The following proteins come from a genomic window of Pirellula staleyi DSM 6068:
- a CDS encoding sigma-54 dependent transcriptional regulator — protein MSNSILVFTRDQNLLFELGTQLEGKQLIVPCDALESLPELLKTQTISAVLVHLDRTTLNGYSPARFIAELDEAIDNAPLYGLVDQDCPPRLRKLADKTIDDVLEFPLDFGRLRRLLSDRQDLEGELAGFWSEMPHKELHGRSRSLVTFTPEMFDTMDEIKVAARHNVTVLLIGETGSGKTFLARLIHELSDRREERFCTVACGALPPDLIESELFGYVKGAFTGADRDREGKFAAAGRGTLLLDEIDVLPLEQQAKLLRVIETGEYEPVGSNETQYSQARLVVASNYNLEELVRSGNFRTDLYYRLNILNFRLLPLRERPWDIEYLARKFALEHSRTHNIPLRLIEPAFLETLRAYHWPGNVREMENVVRRAVLYCHRGMLTVGDLPSSIRVAAANQSHNENEPNQPTMHNMTLHDDRQLQPGMLPAGMGARIRVGSPNTMARSSMPSSSHGHASSMTHTHPMATATETGIANPPPAAAPALRMQTNSLEARVDVLERRIIEDSLQRNNFRRKETAAELGISRVTLYNKMKKFGLL, from the coding sequence ATGTCCAACAGCATCCTCGTCTTCACGCGCGATCAGAATTTGCTTTTCGAACTCGGCACGCAGCTCGAAGGCAAGCAACTGATCGTCCCCTGCGATGCTCTCGAATCTTTACCTGAGCTGCTCAAAACGCAGACCATCAGTGCTGTGCTCGTGCATCTCGACCGCACCACCCTCAACGGCTATTCCCCCGCGCGCTTCATCGCCGAACTCGACGAAGCGATCGATAACGCGCCGCTATACGGCCTCGTCGATCAGGACTGCCCACCTCGACTCCGTAAGCTGGCTGATAAAACGATCGACGATGTCCTCGAGTTTCCACTCGACTTTGGTCGACTCCGACGCCTCTTGTCCGACCGCCAGGATCTCGAAGGGGAACTCGCTGGTTTCTGGAGCGAGATGCCGCATAAGGAACTCCACGGCCGCAGCCGATCGCTCGTCACGTTCACTCCGGAAATGTTCGACACGATGGACGAGATCAAAGTGGCGGCGCGCCACAATGTGACCGTCCTTTTGATTGGCGAAACGGGGAGCGGCAAGACCTTTCTCGCCCGCTTGATTCACGAACTCTCCGATCGTCGCGAGGAACGGTTTTGCACCGTCGCCTGCGGCGCTCTGCCACCCGATCTGATTGAAAGCGAACTGTTTGGCTACGTGAAAGGGGCCTTCACCGGCGCCGATCGCGACCGCGAAGGAAAGTTTGCCGCAGCTGGTCGGGGCACACTGCTGCTCGACGAAATCGACGTCCTCCCGCTCGAACAACAAGCCAAGCTGCTGCGGGTGATCGAGACGGGCGAATACGAGCCGGTCGGGAGTAACGAAACGCAGTACTCGCAAGCGCGGCTGGTGGTTGCCTCGAACTACAACCTCGAGGAACTGGTTCGCAGCGGCAATTTTCGAACCGACTTGTACTATCGTCTGAACATCCTCAACTTCCGCTTGCTCCCGCTGCGCGAGCGACCTTGGGATATCGAATACCTGGCTCGTAAGTTCGCGCTCGAACATAGCCGCACCCACAACATTCCGCTGCGGCTGATCGAGCCTGCGTTCCTCGAAACCTTGCGTGCCTATCACTGGCCTGGCAACGTTCGTGAGATGGAAAACGTGGTGCGCCGCGCCGTGCTGTACTGTCATCGTGGCATGCTCACCGTCGGGGATCTGCCGAGCTCCATTCGCGTGGCGGCTGCCAATCAGTCGCACAACGAGAACGAGCCAAACCAGCCCACCATGCACAACATGACGCTGCACGACGATCGGCAACTCCAACCTGGCATGCTGCCCGCCGGCATGGGTGCTCGCATTCGGGTCGGCTCGCCAAACACCATGGCGCGCAGCAGCATGCCAAGTTCGTCGCACGGGCATGCCAGTTCGATGACGCACACTCATCCAATGGCCACGGCGACCGAAACTGGCATCGCCAATCCACCACCAGCTGCTGCACCAGCGCTGCGGATGCAAACCAACTCGCTGGAAGCACGTGTCGACGTGCTCGAGCGGCGGATCATCGAGGATTCGCTGCAGCGCAATAACTTCCGTCGTAAAGAGACCGCAGCGGAGCTCGGGATCAGTCGCGTCACGCTTTACAACAAGATGAAAAAGTTTGGGCTCCTCTAA